One genomic region from Balaenoptera acutorostrata chromosome 1, mBalAcu1.1, whole genome shotgun sequence encodes:
- the LOC102998723 gene encoding protein S100-A11-like, translating to MAKISSPTETERCIESLIAVFQRHAGRDGNNCKLSKAEFLIFMNRELGAFTKNQKDPGVLDRMMKKLDLDSDGQLDFQEFFNLLGGLALACHDSFIKSTSSQK from the coding sequence ATGGCAAAAATATCCAGCCCTACAGAGACTGAACGGTGCATCGAGTCTCTGATTGCTGTTTTCCAAAGGCATGCTGGAAGGGACGGTAACAACTGCAAACTCTCCAAGGCCGAGTTCCTTATCTTCATGAATAGAGAGCTGGGTGCCTTCACAAAGAATCAGAAGGACCCTGGTGTCCTTGACCGCATGATGAAGAAGCTGGACCTCGACTCTGATGGACAGCTAGATTTCCAAGAATTTTTTAATCTTCTTGGCGGCCTGGCCCTAGCTTGCCATGACTCCTTTATTAAGTCTACCTCTTCCCAGAAGTAA